The region CGAACACTCGCTCCTCCATCATGGTAATGTAGCCGTCGATTAGCTTTGCATCTGTCATGCTTTATTCCTTCGTGGTTGGTTTTGTGTGGGTTGGTATGACGTTAGGTACTGATGCTGTCCTATAGGTACAGTTTGCCCATATGCCTTGCCTTTTGGGCTCCAGCATTTATGTCTCCGGATAAGGTATGCGCGTGCATGCGTGGCGCTTCCCCGCACGTCGTTTGCTTACGAATGTAATTGGCGTTTCGCCGTAGGTTGTTTACGGCCTCGTCTTTCGAGTCGAATCTTGCGCGTAACAGCCAGAAGGCGGTGTCCGTCGCGGTCGCATTAAGATAAAATTTGCCTAAATTTTATTGGTCTGAACCTGTGTTCACGCTGCGCGCTTGAGCTGGCGAACAGTGGGGCACATCGTGATTTGGACTGGAAAATCTTCAAAAAAGAACGCGCTGATCTTATTGGAGTCATCAGCGGCTCGAAGAGTTGGCAGCGCTTTGCGATTGATGACCGCAATTACATTGTCCTTCAGATCGCCGCATGTGATGCGCCTCAGCGACCTAGACGAAGGGCTGCGAAATATGCTTTGCAGATGGAAACACAGAAGCTTCAAGCGTGACGCCTCCAATGTGAGACGACGCCAGTGCTATCGGCGCGGTTGAATTCTCGAAAACTGACGTTGCTTCTCCCCGACCTGCCTTGGGGACGCAATTCGCCCTTTTCCATTGCAAACCTTGTATCGAACACAACTCAGAAACTTGCCATAACGGCCAGTGCGCTCAACCAGCCAACCGCTTTGACATTCATTGCATGCTGGAAAAATTTTACCGCATTGACAGGTGGCTTGAGCAGATCCATCGGTTCTGTGCGGCAGACCACTCCCGCAGGACGAGCAAGCAGGGAGCCAATTTCCACAATGATTTGCGTGTTCACACGAATAGAAGGTTTGTCCGTGGTTTTGTGACGCCAACAACCGGCCATCGCACTCGCGGCACTGGTATGAACTGGTTGCTGCGTCTGAAACGACAGCGACACCATATGCCGGCTCCTCCATAAGTTCAGTGACGAATGATGATGGCTTTGAATCCGAGGCAAGAATTGTCAACGTAAGCCGGGCACGGGTCATTGCGACGTACATCACGCGCCGCTCCTCTGCATGTTCGAACGGTTCACCCTCGGGGGAGACCAACGTTAGCAACGGATCATCGACCGTTTCTGAAGGGAAACCCATGCGCCCGCTGTCTGCATTCAAAAGAATAACATGGTCGGCTTCAAGCCCCTTAGAGGCGTGCACGGTTTTGAAATTTATACGCAGCTTCGGAAATTGCTTTTGCAAGCCCACGATATCTGGAGCGACAAAGCGATATCGGCCCAGCAATAGGACGCTCGCCCTCTCATTAGCCTCAAGCTTGCCGGATATTCCCCCAAGCACCTCGATAAGCTTTGTTTCAGCTGTGTTCTTCGGCGTCATCAATATCCTGATCGCGGGTTCGGTCGCTTTGCCCGCAGGCACGATATTCTTTGATAATTGGGCTGGGTTCTTCAGCACAAAGCTTCTTGCCGCAAATGCGATTTGATCCACAGACCGAAAAGTTCGACCGAGATCGACTGCCCTGTGTACACCTGTCTCACCGTCGAAGCTCCCACCGAATTCTTGACCGAAGTGCCGCATCAGGTGAATGTCCGACCCCGCAAAGCGAAAGATCGACTGCCAGTCGTCACCGACCGCGAAAAGACGCGCGTCCGTGTGTTGCGTCTTCAAGGCTTTCACCAATCTGCCGCGGCCTTGCGAGATATCCTGGAACTCATCAACGAGGATGTGGCGAAAGGGACTCACATATCGGCCGGTTTCGACATAACGTGCCGCCCTTAAAACCATGTCCTCGAAATCGATGCGCCCGTTGAGCCGCTGTTGATACTCCTGAAACACCGGTTCAAAGACGGCCAGAAAAGCCTTGGCGCGAGGGCCAGTTTTCATCCGTTCGGATTTCGCGTCACAGTCAGCGACACTATATCCACCCCCTTTGAATTTTCTAAGGAACGTAGCGAGCAGCTGGGAAAAGTTATCGACCTGTTTTAGCTCAACGACACGATCAAAAATCGTTTCGGGGGGGCGTGGCTGGAGGGTTACGTATGGTACGAGCTTTTCCGCAAGCCCCTTCAACAGAGTGCCCTCTTGCCGTTCGTAGCTGTAGGTTTCGACGAGGGTTGTCTGATTTTCAGTGTGGATGTCACGTTTCCACGTCATATCCTTCAGATACTTGTCGTTGTCGACAAAAGGGGCGGTGAACAGCCGGTCGTTACCATCGGGCATTTTCTTGCGTCGCACGCCAAAATGCTCGATGTAAACGCCACTTTCGATCAGCCGGAAATCTGGGCAATAGACCCGGCGACCACCAGTGGCAAGCTCGTGCTCGTAGGTGGGCTCGTATTCGTACTCCACGCCGTTTTCGTAAAGCCAGTTGGCAATCTGCAATTCTTCATAGCTTTTGACCTGTTCGCCTTGGAGCGTTCGTAAATCCTGCTGCTCCATGTGCTTGTAGAAGTCGTGCTTCGATTTGAAATCCCATTCTGTTTTGGGCTCTACTAAGAAATGGGCGAACCACTGGATAATGGCCCGAGAGACTTCGGACAATCGTAAGACCAAGTCCTTGAGAATCTGTTTGATGGCGTTGACGAAGAGCAAATCGTCAGTTGCATGATCGGCAAGAGCCGGTTTTGACCCTTCGACCTTACCGATGATGTCATAAGCAAGAGCATGAAACGTCCGCGCGACGACTGGCACCCCGGAGCGCTCTTTAACCCGCTCTGACATTTCCGCAGCGGCATTTTTTGCAAATGCCAGCAGGAGAATTTCCTCTGGTTTTCGAATACCTGTTTTCACGAGATATGCGGCCTTGGCGGTAATGACGCTGGTCTTGCCGGATCCGGCACCAGCAAGAACCAATGTTGCATCTTCGTCAACGACAACAGAAAGGCGCTGCTCTTGAGTCAACGGCTTGCTTTCAATCGTATCGAAAAAAGTCCCCCATTGCTCCAGAGCAGACGCAACAAACGCTTCGGTAGCGACTTTTCGGAACGCCTTGGGATGTGCGACGAACTTTCTTACGAGCGCGATACGAGCGGCCTCTTGCTGACCAATTGCCTCCAATTGGATTTTCGATAACACCTTTTCATTAAGATCCCTTGCGTCATCCAAGAGTGGTGAAATGATGCAGGCCGCGGGGTAATTGGTTGATTGGCACAAGTTCACCACGGCGTCATAAATGCGGGAAATCCGAGCGGCTTCCAGATCGAGCATGCGCAGATTGAACGCAACCCAAGCGTTTTTTATCTCGTCAGCAAAAGCGCAGGCTTCAAAATGCCCGACGCCCTTTAGAACCACGTCTTCTCGCTGGGAGAGGGATACGTGCAAGGTAGAGCCAAACAACTGCTTTGTCACGGACGGAGGTAATGCGATTGCTTCCAATGACACCGAGGACATATGGCGTCGTCTCGAAAGCGAGAGATTTTTCCCAGTCAGTTCTAAGGCTCGGATGTTCTTGCCGAAAGGATTGATGAAAAGTCCAAGCAAGGGACGTTGCTGCAATCGGGTCAATGCTTTGGAGCCTTATCATTCTCGAAGGGAGGCATACTCAGGGTTGGCAGGCCAGATTATGCTTCTGCAGCAATCATGCCCACCGTCATACTGGATGAATATATTAGATGTTGTAAATTTTGCATTTCTACTCTCGTAAATCGCGATCCCGCATCTAGTATTGACAATCTATGATTGTAATGATATACCATTACGAACTGGCGCTTTTGCCAGCTCAAGGGGCCTCAGTTGGCCCCTCTTCTATTTGGAGAGCTACGAATATGAACATCGCAACGACAAGTGCTGTTTCACCCGTCACCCTGCCTTGCCCGATCATCATATTGGGCCGTGACGACAAGCGAAAAGCCCATGCCTCATTTTTCCCGGCAACGGACACCCGGTCAGCGGAGAAAGCCGCTGAACTGATGGGGATGGCTGCCTTGAAGGTCGAAAGCAATGAGGTCCGGGCATTCCTGAGCCGGTTGCCACAGGGCAAGCTGTTCGACAGTGGCAAGGCATTTGTGCCGTTTGTGAAGCAAGACCTCTACAACGAGATTGCCGCCCACCTTTCCGACGAGGAACGCGAGCGGCTTGAGCAACCACGCGCCGTAGCAGAGAAACCACCCGTCGGAGTCACCCACCCGGCGCGCCCGAAAAACATGCCGGAGAGTTTTGATAAGATCGCTGTCGGAAGCGTGGTGCTCGCAACCGAAGCTCCACTTGAAGGCTGGTATGAGGCCAAGGTCATAGAGGTGAAAGCTGAAGGTAACCTGCGGCTTCAATGGCGCGATTATCTTGACGACCCAGCATTCACACGCCGTATCGATCAGGTCGCCCTCATTCACCCTTCTTACGTCGAGGCTTGATTGGTGATGGCCAGCGCACTCATGCGATCACCCACTGAGGATGCGGCTCAGAAAACCGCATCCATAAGCAACCAGAACGACTCTTTTCGCACCAGTTTCATGGGCGGGCGGATCATGCTCACCAACGGGGTAAACTGCCTTGCCGAACACGACCGTCGAACTGTCCTCAAGGCGGTGCAGGTGTTTGATGACTTTTCGCCCGTTAACGATCCCCACGGTGAGCATGACTTTGGCGCGATCACTGTCAACGAGAGCGTGTTCTTCTGGAAAATCGATTACTATGACGGCGACCTGCAAAACGGTTCGCCTGATCCAGCAGATGATGCCGTGACCTGCCGCGTGCTCACCATTATGCGGGCAGAGGAATATTGAGCGATGGAACCCTTAACTCCATTGGCGTTAGATCAGCTTGCTACCCTTGAGCCTTTCGCCCAGCTTTTAATGCGTTTGGAGGCTTTGCATCCGGCTCAACGGCGGCGAAGAGTTCCGACACATGTACCTTCAGCACATTGGACACGGCTTCGAGCGTGGAGACGGTCACGTTTTCCATGCCTCGTTCAACACGCCCGATATACGACCGGTCAATACCTGCCTCTAGCGCAAGACGCTCTTGCGATAGGGATTGCTCGACGCGTAAGCGTCGCAAGTTCCAACCGATTGTTTTGCGCACATCCATGATCGCAGAAAGCCATATACACGGCTTGACAATCGACGGACTGTTAGTCCCATATTAAACTAATAACGAGCAACGACTCGCAAATTTCACTCAGAGGGCACTATGAAAATCGCAGTTGGAATTATTGGTTTGCTTCTCGGCATTTTGGTGCTGATGCAATCATGTGCCGTGACCGCAGGCAGCGGATTGATGAACGACAGCGCCACTGGGGCAGCGGCATCGATTGGAATGCTTGTGGGCCTCGTGTTCGCCATCGCTGGCGCGTTTTCGTTCGCACTGCCGTTGGTGGGGGCCATCATGTTCTTCGTTGCCGGACTGCTTGCGTTCATGGCTTCGACCCAAGGCAACTTCGGCGACATCACCATCTGGGGCTACATCGCCATGGTGCTGGCGATCATGGGCTTTTTCACGTGGCGCTCTGCAAAGCGGAAGAAAAACCACCCCACGGTATAAGCTGGCTCACCCGGCTTGACGGTAATTCATACAGGACATTGGACATCTTATGAGCGCTTACATTAACGCCATGCGTCGCTACGCGACGTTTTCAGGGCGATCCACCCGGACGGAATTCTGGTACTACCACCTTGTTTTTCTGGGCCTTGCGTTTGGCGGATTGATTATCGACGTCATCATTGCTGGGCCTCGTGAACCGCAGCCGCTGGTTTCGGCGTTGATCGTGATCGGCCACTACCTTCCTTCGCTCGCGATCCTCGTCAGGCGTTTGCATGACCTGGATAGAAGTGGCTGGCTGGTGCTGACCTGCCTCATACCGCTGGTTGGCATTGTCGCATTCATCGTGATTGGAAGCAGCCCGTCTAAGCCTCACGTTCAGGACATTGCAGCGCGCACTGGTGGGGGTGAACACCGGGCGCATCAGCCTGACGCTACCAGTTCGGCTGATCAGATTGAGCGCATCGAAAAACTGGCCGCTTTGCGTTCGTCAGGCGCGATCACGGATACCGAGTTCGAAACGATGAAAGCGAGCATCCTCAAAAACACTCAGCCATCGCAGAAACCGGCCTGAAGCGCACGCGGTGCGGACAGCGAAGCGAATGAAAGTATGAAGAGCATGAAAGTCAGCACGATCGTTACAGCGCTGGGTATCAGCGTTGCAGTTTCCGTCGCTACGCAAGCGAGCGCCGAAGAGCAGTCCTACTACAGGGGAACCAGCTTGGAGATTTTCCTGCATACCCCAACGGATGGAAAACAGGCATTTTGTGCCTTTCGCAGTACGACATGGTCAGGAAAATCGGTTGCGATTGAGTACACATTGATTGGCACAGATAAAATTGTTCCGCGGCTACGGGTGACGAAGCAAAACTGGAATCTGCCGGTTGGCCAAACGACGAACGTCGCCATCGGTACCGCTTGGGCAGGTGGTATTCAGTTCACTTCCAAGGTCGTCAGCACTGATGAAATGTACGGAGAAATTCCGGGCGCTAACGCAGAAGACGGCGGCGGTTTCATGGTCACCACCATTTTGGGCACGGCAATCTCGACCAACAAGCCAGCTACGCTGGCCGTGACCTTTCAAGGCAACGAACCAGTATGGCACGTGCCGGTGGTGAGCTACGCGGACGCCATTGGGTTGGGTACGGGTTTTGACAACTGTATCACGACCTTGACCCAACTCGGCCCGTCACTATTCAAGTCACCTGAGGTTTCAGCCACATCACCATTTGCCGAACCTCCAAGTCAAAGCAGCGGCACTTCTCGGCAGCAATCATCAAACCGTAGCGTAATGTTTGGAGACGCCCCGCCTGCGCCCGCAGTGAGCCCAGTTGTTTCGGCCTCATCCTGGACGTTCGAGAAACGCGAAGAAGATTGGGGCGATACCTGTTTTGTGAAAGCGACGCAGGGCGGCGTGACGATCGGCTTCATGGGTGCACCGGGCAAGGATTTCGTTGCATTTGTCGAGAATGGAAACTTTGACGGTACCGTTCGCGCGTCTTGGCAGGTCGATGATAAGGCGGTTCAAATATCCAACGGCCATCCAGAAGACTATT is a window of Agrobacterium vaccinii DNA encoding:
- a CDS encoding UvrD-helicase domain-containing protein; protein product: MLGLFINPFGKNIRALELTGKNLSLSRRRHMSSVSLEAIALPPSVTKQLFGSTLHVSLSQREDVVLKGVGHFEACAFADEIKNAWVAFNLRMLDLEAARISRIYDAVVNLCQSTNYPAACIISPLLDDARDLNEKVLSKIQLEAIGQQEAARIALVRKFVAHPKAFRKVATEAFVASALEQWGTFFDTIESKPLTQEQRLSVVVDEDATLVLAGAGSGKTSVITAKAAYLVKTGIRKPEEILLLAFAKNAAAEMSERVKERSGVPVVARTFHALAYDIIGKVEGSKPALADHATDDLLFVNAIKQILKDLVLRLSEVSRAIIQWFAHFLVEPKTEWDFKSKHDFYKHMEQQDLRTLQGEQVKSYEELQIANWLYENGVEYEYEPTYEHELATGGRRVYCPDFRLIESGVYIEHFGVRRKKMPDGNDRLFTAPFVDNDKYLKDMTWKRDIHTENQTTLVETYSYERQEGTLLKGLAEKLVPYVTLQPRPPETIFDRVVELKQVDNFSQLLATFLRKFKGGGYSVADCDAKSERMKTGPRAKAFLAVFEPVFQEYQQRLNGRIDFEDMVLRAARYVETGRYVSPFRHILVDEFQDISQGRGRLVKALKTQHTDARLFAVGDDWQSIFRFAGSDIHLMRHFGQEFGGSFDGETGVHRAVDLGRTFRSVDQIAFAARSFVLKNPAQLSKNIVPAGKATEPAIRILMTPKNTAETKLIEVLGGISGKLEANERASVLLLGRYRFVAPDIVGLQKQFPKLRINFKTVHASKGLEADHVILLNADSGRMGFPSETVDDPLLTLVSPEGEPFEHAEERRVMYVAMTRARLTLTILASDSKPSSFVTELMEEPAYGVAVVSDAATSSYQCRECDGRLLASQNHGQTFYSCEHANHCGNWLPACSSCGSGLPHRTDGSAQATCQCGKIFPACNECQSGWLVERTGRYGKFLSCVRYKVCNGKGRIASPRQVGEKQRQFSRIQPRR
- a CDS encoding DUF3768 domain-containing protein produces the protein MASALMRSPTEDAAQKTASISNQNDSFRTSFMGGRIMLTNGVNCLAEHDRRTVLKAVQVFDDFSPVNDPHGEHDFGAITVNESVFFWKIDYYDGDLQNGSPDPADDAVTCRVLTIMRAEEY
- a CDS encoding helix-turn-helix domain-containing protein; its protein translation is MDVRKTIGWNLRRLRVEQSLSQERLALEAGIDRSYIGRVERGMENVTVSTLEAVSNVLKVHVSELFAAVEPDAKPPNALKAGRKAQG
- a CDS encoding DUF805 domain-containing protein, translated to MRRYATFSGRSTRTEFWYYHLVFLGLAFGGLIIDVIIAGPREPQPLVSALIVIGHYLPSLAILVRRLHDLDRSGWLVLTCLIPLVGIVAFIVIGSSPSKPHVQDIAARTGGGEHRAHQPDATSSADQIERIEKLAALRSSGAITDTEFETMKASILKNTQPSQKPA